In Vitis riparia cultivar Riparia Gloire de Montpellier isolate 1030 chromosome 19, EGFV_Vit.rip_1.0, whole genome shotgun sequence, the following proteins share a genomic window:
- the LOC117908237 gene encoding uncharacterized protein LOC117908237: MAMLEERRVSLASFMLRDEADNWWDMIKTTQDVTQMVWMRFEELLLSNYFPETVRRQKRAEFIHLVQRNMIVTEYAAKFTQLSRYALNVVANEQIRVQQFQEGLRLNIRAQVALFMLRTYSEVVARALVIER; this comes from the coding sequence AtggcaatgcttgaggaaaggAGAGTTTCTTTAGCTTCCTTCATGTTGAGGGATGAAGCAGACAACTGGTGGGATATGATCAAGACCACTCAAGATGTAACTCAGATGGTTTGGATGCGATTTGAGGAGCTGCTTTTATCTAATTACTTTCCAGAGACCGTTAGAAGACAAAAAAGAGCTGAATTTATACACTTGGTTCAAAGGAACATGATAGTGACTGAATATGCTGCAAAGTTTACACAACTATCTAGATATGCTTTGAATGTGGTGGCAAATGAACAAATACGAGTTCAACAATTCCAAGAGGGGTTGAGATTGAACATTAGAGCACAGGTCGCTCTCTTCATGCTCCGTACTTATAGTGAGGTTGTGGCAAGGGCTCTTGTTATAGAAAGGTAA